Below is a window of Macadamia integrifolia cultivar HAES 741 chromosome 8, SCU_Mint_v3, whole genome shotgun sequence DNA.
ATATTTAAATCCCTATATAAAACTGTATCATGAAGGTTccatttttcacacaaacaTACTCTCACTAGTCATgcttaaattattttttctttctttcttggtaCAATGTAATATTATCAGGTGTAAAAATTCTTGACAAGGTTCAGGCAACTTATATATGAAAttcctcaaaaaataaaaataaataaataaataaataaatttattgtgATCAGATGACAgctattaattattattatctttgATGGTCACCCCTTGACACCTCCAATCTATATAAAGCCATATAATAGTGGATTTGCTTTaattttttaagaagaaaaataaatgaacatGTATACCCTCTTAGTACGCCAAATTTCCCACCACAAAAATGTGTACAAAagataagaaattttttttcagtcataatatataaagaaaaaatgaaaaccaaaaaaaaaaaaaaaaaaaaaaaaaaaaaaaaaaaaaaaaaaaaaccactcatTGGGTATTGGAACATATCAAACACCTTCCATATGTTTTGATAGGCTTGGCAAAATCAGTCACTAAATTTGTGCCATTTGGCCTATAAttagacgatttttttttttaaagaataaaattaggaaaattCAAACCGTACTATTAAGTAGGATCCACTTTGAATTAATCATGTTTGTTGAATTTGGTAGTCTAAGTATTCTATATGATCGATTCTAATGATTGTTACTTGCTAATGTATGAAAAGTTACTTGTTTTACCTTTCCAAGAATGCTATCCGTTAGCGCATATATACATTAGTGTCTGCGACCAATGAAAAGATATGTATAATCATCTTCTCACACTCAATATGTGTTAACTTAACACATACATATTGTATACATTATCAGATGATGTTCATTCTTCCATATAAGGCATTCTAATAAATACTTCAATAAATAAGACTTAAcatccaccatcatcaccaagtCTTTTTTATATATCAACTTGGAATAGTAAGTTACCCTACGCATAGGAATTATAAGGACCCCTAACACACTCAATCACACTTTAAAAATTAGTTATAATGGTAGTCAGAATATGAATCAATgatcataatatatatatatttgactaGATAATTGATATGATGGAATTTTCCTTAAGCCacggtgaagaagaagagaatctctTGACCGCAGGTTTCACATTACAAACATTTTTTGCATTATTTTGTGTTCTCTCCGTGTCAGACCGACAATGAGTGGAGTTTTACTTTGAcaaaatcaagagagagagagagagagagagagagttgtgtTGGAGAATCTAACTTTATACCGTACTCTTCGTCCTCTAGTCCATTTCAAACAAAAGGAGGATGGTGGTATGCGCGCCGGGCTGTAGTTGGTGTGAGGTAGTTAGATTTTCAGGTGGTGGGCTCAGAGAcaagaaatctctctctctctctctctctctctctctacaaagtTTCTATCTATTCAATTATCAAGTGTGAATTAATTAGGTTGAACCAGAAGACTATTTATTTTAGGGATATGCAAGATCAACGTTATTGgtgggggtgtcaattcttaaaccgaatCGGTAAAACTGGTCGGACCAAACCAATAACAATACGGatcgaatcgaaccgaagccttattgggtcggttcggtttggagtattgcaaccccaaaaccaaatcgaatcgcaccggaaaccggatgaacccaaaaccaaatcaaattgggctcaaaacccagaccgaaaccaaaaccaaatcgataagaaaccgaaacactccaaaattcattaaaaaaaaatcaaaatttgcataattttgtaaacatttgtatggaaagtcgaatccaaactggaccaaaaaccaaaaccaacccggttacaaattgatttaagaaactgaagacaaaccaaaaccaaaccgcaccgaaaccgaaaccaaaccgaaactggaatttccttattggttcggttttggtttcaactttcccactccgaaaccgactcaacctggaccaaaaccgagccggatcgaccgattgacacccctagttattGGTTTAACAAATTATTTCCAGTACGGTGGTGCATGCCAAGACTGAGGCAGCCGGTCAAGTTTCTATATTTAGAAACTTCGTCAGTGGACGGACCAGACCGGCTGTAGGTTCCAACTGCTTTACTTTCTCCGGTTATCTAGAAATCAATCACCCGGGTCTGGACGAACCCCCCAGAGCCCATTAACACAGCCTCGATCGATCCATCGCTAGCTAGTTCACGGTATAtatgatgaggatgaggatgaggaggagCTTAATTAATCGCTCCAGATCTAAACTTCAAACTAATGCACATTCGCGAGCATGGACTTACAATTTGTTGAATATACATACCATATTAATGAATGGTCCTCATCTCTCTTAGTTCAACCAACTGATCAAAACCTGTAGGTTATGTTTAGTTGTAaggagaattaaagggaagggaagtgaaattttcatacttaaaaaagaaatatatgtaatcattactcatgcgactttaacattaacttcaaatcattccatatttggtcataaaatttcactttactttgcatctaaaaccctttgctataatatgtaaaataaaaattacatgtaaaatatatcattactaaatatggctaaaaaaattaagtagtttatataatcatatggggcaatgattataaacatttctttttaaagtatgaaaatttcacttctctttcctttaaattcccattgcaaccaaatggaaccgtaggaaaaaaaggtaataaaatAAGATTTAACCGTACAAGCTTAATTCAGCATCTTCTCTCACTTTTCATCATAATTGTTATCACTTTTGATCCCACGATTGGAAAGATATAGGCATGTGTCCCGAAATCACCCTAATCGTGAGATCACTCTCAGCTAGTCCCTGAATTCTATAAAGAGGAGCTCGATTCTTATTATCATATACCTAAGCTAGGCATTGattaattaaactaaactcAGACACACATAGGATTCTTCTCCATAGAGCCTAGGGGACAGGCTGGGCtatggagaggagccggatccttGATTAGCTGCTACCATTATTATTACTGACAATGAAATTCCCTcacttcaagtcttcaactaAAGTAATAGATTGTACATGTAACTAATTTAACTGCCTAAGAAGTTCGATAATGACATCAAACAGTTGTTcatttatttcaataaaaaaaaataatgctcATGTAATATTGCACACACTACTTCAGAAACTTGATTTTCTTATGAGACTTTCAAACCCAACCCTCATAAAGAAAAGATTCTTTTGTTAGGCTTTCAACACTTCTAGAGAATGAATTGGATTTAGAaaattaattctctctctctctctctctctctctctctctctctctgtgtttatTCACTGTCCAAAAAActatttaattattaaagaagaagaagaatgggtaACTAGGTGCTTGAATTTTTACAAGGACTTCTAGATAAGCTTATTAGCTGGTGGTAGGTCCAAATCTAATACGTGGATGTTTAAGGGGTTCAAAGTTTTCGAACAAGTAAACCCAATAAGTCCTTGCTCACATATCAAGTGTGAGGCAGATAGAATTTTTCAAGTATATGTATCATAATAGAGTTTTGAAAATCCAAGTGCATGAACACACATGGAAATCTATGGTTGAATTTCAGTCTGAATTTTGACAAGTGGCACGTCCAAAAAAGTCAGTTGTCATTCCAATTCCAATGGTCAAAGTTAACTCATCTTCCTACCACATGATCTACTTACTAATATCATAGATGAAACAATCGCAAGATAATGCCACAACTCTAAGTGGGTCCTTGGGACTTAAAAAAGAGGGTATGATATAAATATCATAGAAGGCAGTTTTCTTACACTCACAATCAAGGGATCTGAGGAGTTCACATGGTGTCCAAAGGGTATCAGGAAACAGTCAAGAGGTTTATCGCATTATAAGGGCAGAATATTTATAACCATAAGTGGGTGTACTACTTTTCTTTCACCCACGATAATgcaggatttttattttattttttttttttttaatatcttgcATATATGCATTCGTGTCAATAGCGTGCAGTTTTATTCAATTCATTTAGAAGTGATAATCATCTTCTATATTTGATTTGAGAATTGAGACAACTAAGATGCTACAAAGTCATTTCAGCTATGTCACCACTATCATCTATCACCACCATTACCTTCACCATCACCTTTACTTGGtttttagtttgattttgatggattTCTATTTTCTGGTGGGGGAGTGGTACTTGGGGAGGAACTTTCTCTTGGTAGTTGAGGGACGTGTAagtcaattttaatttcttaaggtcacaaaaattgattctaaatttgataataaataaataattaatttatattAAACTGTCTTAATCTTCATCGCTTACCTTTTAgcggaaatatatatatatatatatatatataattttttgagTTAACTACCTATACCAGAAGAATTGCATTTACACCTTATTCCTACAGTTATCTTAATATCTCATGTTTAATTTCTACATAGACCAACCCACCGATGACCAAACCGACTCCCTTAATGTTATTAAGCTTTTTTGATTGACATGAAAATGTCAACATTAAGATTGgactaagttttccttcacccatagtGGAGTAtaaaaatatcttcttcatgggtgatgtgaatatgtgaatGGGTTTATGTCATCCTTAAGCTCTCACCCTCTGTATTGAGTTGAAAATACTTTTTTCAAATGTTAATCCAAAGGGTTAGATATCCTTAGATGTGGAGATACTCTCTTCACCATAGGTATAGAGAAACTTTGTCCATCATTAGATTTATTGAAAGTACCACAATAAGTACGTACACATCGTCGTTATTGGTTGAGAGGGCATTTATATTTTATACATAtaagatataattaaataattataatcATAGttttaattaggaaaaaaaaccaCATTATCTAAAActgtatatatttattttttcagcattttaaaaatattttcaaagatatgAAGAATCAGCATATGATATGAAAGGAAGTAATGACTTCTTGCTAACCACGTTCCTACATGCCTtaccactttatttattttcttttaaattctttaGCTTACCAGTTTACCAACTTCTTGTCTATAAACTGTTAACTTAGAGGAACATTAAAATAAGCCAGCAATTGCAAACAACTCAATGGCCTATTCCAGGTTTAAGTAAGGGGTTTTAGTGAAGTCAATGttataaaaattgaaacccaaCTACCCTTTTCTTGGTATACAGCTAAaggtgtgtatatatataaaaatggggaaaaagatTACAACGATGTTAGTGTGTAGATTTCTAAGAATGGCCTCTCACATCCCTCTTATATATGGAATACACATTCTTTCTCACCTTATTAAAACATAACCACTACTAGACGATTAGATTTTACACCCCCTTCATTGGTAGGAAACTGCACTTACTTCCCTCTCCCACATGATAGATAGCTCAATAGCTTGAGCAATGCTAGGCCGACTGGGTTCTAGCTATCTAATGAACTTCTCAAGTCAAATGCATTTCACTacataatattttcatttcatttatttaagaaaCTGTACCATAAGGTCCAATAAAAGAGGTCCTCTATATGGTTGACCCCAAGGTCCCCCACACCTCTTAAATCTTTCACCACAATTCCCATTTTTAAAGTTGTTTTCATATATATCAGAATTGCTCTTAAATTTATTATTAGTTTACCATTTCTGTGTAGACCCCTGGGTCTTCTACTCATATTTTAAGATTTAGTCCCATGGAGTATTGGCGTTTGCATACAGCGAAACATAGCCTTAAGGATCTATTGCCATGGAAAAATGCACAGTAGTGTTGCCATGTCAAAGTACCTTAAGCTTTTGTTAGTATACATGAAATGCATGTCAATACATGTAaaagtatttgattgaattagactttaAAAACTTGACACATGACTAAAAAATGACCTTTATATCCAACCATAAGAATAGCTACATAAATTGTCCACATAGCAAGGCATGTAGAAACCTTTCCTACATGGGTATATAGGAATCTTTTTTAATTccttaattaaaagaaaaagttatTTGAAGAATATGCTTTGGATCATATAAGAAACAAGAAATCATTAAGCTTGATGCTCCTTAAATATGAAATTCAACATAGAGACCATCtctaatagattttttttttctgggtgtGGTGCAAGAGACCTCGAGGAGGGGGGGGGGCTCAGATGATTGGTACTTNNNNNNNNNNNNNNNNNNNNNNNNNNNNNNNNNNNNNNNNNNNNNNNNNNNNNNNNNNNNNNNNNNNNNNNNNNNNNNNNNNNNNNNNNNNNNNNNNNNNNNNNNNNNNNNNNNNNNNNNNNNNNNNNNNNNNNNNNNNNNNNNNNNNNNNNNNNNNNNNNNNNNNNNNNNNNNNNNNNNNNNNNNNNNNNNNNNNNNNNNNNNNNNNNNNNNNNNNNNNNNNNNNNNNNNNNNNNNNNNNNNNNNNNNNNNNNNNNNNNNNNNNNNNNNNNNNNNNNNNNNNNNNNNNNNNNNNNNNNNNNNNNNNNNNNNNNNNNNNNNNNNNNNNNNNNNNNNNNNNNNNNNNNNNNNNNNNNNNNNNNNNNNNNNNNNNNNNNNNNNNNNNNNNNNNNNNNNNNNNNNNNNNNNNNNNNNNNNNNNNNNNNNNNNNNNNNNNNNNNNNNNNNNNNNNNNNNNNNNNNNNNNNNNNNNNNNNNNNNNNNNNNNNNNNNNNNNNNNNNNNNNNNNNNNNNNNNNNNNNNNNNNNNNNNNNNNNNNNNNNNNNNNNNNNNNNNNNNNNNNNNNNNNNNNNNNNNNNNNNNNNNNNNNNNNNNNNNNNNNNNNNNNNNNNNNNNNNNNNNNNNNNNNNNNNNNNNNNNNNNNNNNNNNNNNNNNNNNNNNNNNNNNNNNNNNNNNNNNNNNNNNNNNNNNNNNNNNNNNNNNNNNNNNNNNNNNNNNNNNNNNNNNNNNNNNNNNNNNNNNNNNNNNNNNNNNNNNNNNNNNNNNNNNNNNNNNNNNNNNNNNNNNNNNNNNNNNNNNNNNNNNNNNNNNNNNNNNNNNNNNNNNNNNNNNNNNNNNNNNNNNNNNNNNNNNNNNNNNNNNNNNNNNNNNNNNNNNNNNNNNNNNNNNNNNNNNNNNNNNNNNNNNNNNNNNNNNNNNNNNNNNNNNNNNNNNNNNNNNNNNNNNNNNNNNNNNNNNNNNNNNNNNNNNNNNNNNNNNNNNNNNNNNNNNNNNNNNNNNNNNNNNNNNNNNNNNNNNNNNNNNNNNNNNNNNNNNNNNNNNNNNNNNNNNNNNNNNNNNNNNNNNNNNNNNNNNNNNNNNNNNNNNNNNNNNNNNNNNNNNNNNNNNNNNNNNNNNNNNNNNNNNNNNNNNNNNNNNNNNNNNNNNNNNNNNNNNNNNNNNNNNNNNNNNNNNNNNNNNNNNNNNNNNNNNNNNNNNNNNNNNNNNNNNNNNNNNNNNNNNNNNNNNNNNNNNNNNNNNNNNNNNNNNNNNNNNNNNNNNNNNNNNNNNNNNNNNNNNNNNNNNNNNNNNNNNNNNNNNNNNNNNNNNNNNNNNNNNNNNNNNNNNNNNNNNNNNNNNNNNNNNNNNNNNNNNNNNNNNNNNNNNNNNNNNNNNNNNNNNNNNNNNNNNNNNNNNNNNNNNNNNNNNNNNNNNNNNNNNNNNNNNNNNNNNNNNNNNNNNNNNNNNNNNNNNNNNNNNNNNNNNNNNNNNNNNNNNNNNNNNNNNNNNNNNNNNNNNNNNNNNNNNNNNNNNNNNNNNNNNNNNNNNNNNNNNNNNNNNNNNNNNNNNNNNNNNNNNNNNNNNNNNNNNNNNNNNNNNNNNNNNNNNNNNNNNNNNNNNNNNNNNNNNNNNNNNNNNNNNNNNNNNNNNNNNNNNNNNNNNNNNNNNNNNNNNNNNNNNNNNNNNNNNNNNNNNNNNNNNNNNNNNNNNNNNNNNNNNNNNNNNNNNNNNNNNNNNNNNNNNNNNNNNNNNNNNNNNNNNNNNNNNNNNNNNNNNNNNNNNNNNNNNNNNNNNNNNNNNNNNNNNNNNNNNNNNNNNNNNNNNNNNNNNNNNNNNNNNNNNNNNNNNNNNNNNNNNNNNNNNNNNNNNNNNNNNNNNNNNNNNNNNNNNNNNNNNNNNNNNNNNNNNNNNNNNNNNNNNNNNNNNNNNNNNNNNNNNNNNNNNNNNNNNNNNNNNNNNNNNNNNNNNNNNNNNNNNNNNNNNNNNNNNNNNNNNNNNNNNNNNNNNNNNNNNNNNNNNNNNNNNNNNNNNNNNNNNNNNNNNNNNNNNNNNNNNNNNNNNNNNNNNNNNNNNNNNNNNNNNNNNNNNNNNNNNNNNNNNNNNNNNNNNNNNNNNNNNNNNNNNNNNNNNNNNNNNNNNNNNNNNNNNNNNNNNNNNNNNNNNNNNNNNNNNNNNNNNNNNNNNNNNNNNNNNNNNNNNNNNNNNNNNNNNNNNNNNNNNTGGATTCACCATTACTTCCTGTGGCCGTCAAATTTTTTAGACCCCAATGTATGACATTTCCAAATGGGTTTCTGAGCTTAATGTATTACTCCCAACACAAACACAATTAGCTTATGTGGACACTTGGGCACTTCACAGCTCTCTGATGGTAGCTTTCACCCTGATTCCAAAGAGGCGGGATGGGTTCATGCTATTGACTCTAAAGACAAGTTTACTTCTGCATGTGCAGACTACAGATACATGGGTAGTCCACAAGAAGCCAGGCAAGAGGAATACTTTAAAGAATCAGAAGCGCAGTGTTGCTGCGAAGCAACTCTATAGAGCTGTGGACTGATTCAAAAGAGATGGTGCAATCGCTGTCAATGGAGAGGAAGGATGTGTGGCCTTGGGAGTGCCTTTCTGCTTTGTTGGGTATTGTTGTATGCTTAAAACAGTAAAGATTCTAAAATAAGATAGGTCTCGCATGGGATCTTAGGGTTTACCTATCCACAAAACTTCATTCTCTCCTATCCTACCACACATGGGAGATATTTGTGCCAGTCTAGAGATACCCTCTAGACCTGTTCATACAGAAAGAGAAGTTttcttcacacacacacaccaaaaaaaaaaaaaagagaccagCATCATACAAACTACAAAGTAATTAAAACCCTCCTTCACAACATCTACCCAGAAATCAGGATGCCTTTGATAAATAAAATGTAGATAGAGCATCTTCAACTGTTTTTTGGGATGATGGGTTTTGACATACCCCAAACACTCATAGCTTCTTATCTGTCACCACACTTATCTGCCCATCCCTTTCTGTTCTATTAGGCATCGATATAATTTGGTTGCTCTCGTAACTAATGACTAGAATGTGTATTATAACCCTtacccccccaacccccaaaaaaaataaaaaaatcttttcaacCAAATTATTTTGTAGAGATGGATAGGGCAtgccacatgtcaagtttcaaggctacattcaatcatatacccCAATATATTGGCATTTCACATTGTACTTTCAGCCATCTATTTTGTTTTGAACCAATTCTTTAATGGATTTTCAAACCTTTATTTCACTGCATGACCATCTCTATCTAGGGTGAAAATTGATATGTATACAAAGGATTTGGATAGTTGTGGCCAGGTCTTGGGATCTAATCCCATCTTTATCCTATACTTCTAATGCTCTCATTGTATGATTCTGAAATTCATTGCCAGAGGTTTGCAGTTAAAACTTGTAGGTTTACCAAAGTGGCTACACTTGCTCGTACATCATAAGAATTCTGCAATGCATCAATAGAGCATCAATAGAGCATCAATAGAGATCAATTACAACCACCCGACATACAAATTGGCACAATGGTATACTGGGTTTTCATTCCTGATTACAGAATTTTTACAGAAAATTAGAAATGGACATGGGTGACGAAAAGTTTCAGTAATCATCAACCGGACCTGGATTTTGAAGGATTGTGTGGAGAATGAGTGACTAAGTCAAGAAAAGCTCACAAAACAAAGCTAAAACGTTTTATTGACATAATTATAATCCTCAACCCTTGCGAATTGCAATAAACAGAGCAACAGGAGCAGTCAGGTTACATAATCTTTAGTGGCCAACAATTCTCAGAGCTCTNNNNNNNNNNNNNNNNNNNNaaaaaaaaaaaaacaaaaaacaaacaaacaaacaaacagaaaaaaatggaGTTACGAGGGATTGCAAGTATTCAGAAATTCTAAACTCTCTATATTCAGGTGGGGCAAAAAGAGTTTGAGACCATTCTATGGTTTTCCTTGCAGTCTATTAATCTCTCAACGTTCTATTGTATAGTGTAAAAACAATCTGAGAGTCTGGAATCAGAGTAAGCACAAATATCAGCTACTCATGCTTCACATCATAAAAGCAAAACTGGGAGACAAGAATGTTACATTTCTTGTTCACCGGCGCCGATGCCATCCTACTCTGACATATCCGTAATTAGGGATCGCATCCATCCCGGAGCAGTGACAAAGGCTGAAGCAATCGAAAGAAACCGAGTTGAAAACTTGAATCTGAATCGCGCAGGTCACAGGAAGAGAGAAATTCGAAATcagtcttctccttcttcgttCTCATTTAGGGTACCGAACTTCTGCTTGAAGGAATCCTGCCTCTGTAGCCACATCATATGCCCCTGCAGAGAATTTTTCGATGAAAGACAACAGAGTCCGGTCTGATCACTTGACGAATGAACAGAAAAAAGGAATCGAAGTGGTAAGTGGATGAATTAGGATTTGACATTACAGAAAATTTATCGTACCTGAAGAGCTGCAGCCCAGGCAATTAGGAAAGATGCCAACCAGAACTTCTTGGCCTTGAGCAACTTCCTCGCTTCCATCACGATTCACAAGTTCGTCCCTAGTTCCTTCCGAACCCCTATTGAACCCTAGCTCTAAACTACAACCTCGGCACCGACTGGTGGATTACTTCATTTACTTGTCTCTTGGTTGGGCACTTGGGCCTACGAGGTGTAATCGAACCGGTCAAACCAATCCAACCTCACCAATTCTCTATCTtagtcatcttcttttttttccttttaaatgtGTACAGAGGGATTTGCACAAGAATTGCAATGATTAAGAATTGGAGGGGATCAGAATCCcaacaagaaaaatcaaaataaaccgaATCAAAGCCAGATTGAATCCGGAATAGAACCAAGAAACCAAACCTTTCCTTATTgatctggttttggtttcacctaTTCTCTATCAAAAACCGGTTCAGCCTGACCGACCGACATAGGAAATGGGGGAAATGTCAGTGGATCGAGTGTTCCTTCGCTTAATGGTGAACAGAGAATCTCTTCAGCCATGGTCTAACCTTCTAAGTTTGATTAAGAAAGTATATCTCATTAAAGAGCACGAGTTGATGATGGAACTCGATATTTTTACTGGTCAAATTCGAGCATCAAATCACTgtagatgaagagattctctcctGACCCTAGGTGACAAATTACTGACACCAATGTCGAGTACGGACCTACCTTATCTCTCCTGCGATCACAATTCAAAATGCCAtgaaccaaccaaccaaccatgGACTCCAAAAAAGAGGTTTGAAGTAGGGTGAGTGAGGATTATATTTGGCATCTGTTCATTGAACACATCGAACCTAGTATGAGCATTACAAGCCAATCATAAATCATGAGAAAAACGTTACAGAAACAGCCTTGGCAATGGCTTCTACATCTGCTGCTACATGCATTCAAACATTGTGACATTTTCACATCAACCTCTATTTGTAAGTTTCAGCTAATTCTGCAACATTGAAATAAGGTTGAAAGGTCAATATATTCGAAAACATTTTGTTGGCTCAATGTTCAACAGGATAATCCAACATACTTGTTGAACAGTATAAGTAAGCCTCTCTTGAATTGCCGTCGAATAAACAGTTATCAAATCAACTTTTATCATAGTTGATaggataatataaaaaatattctttcaGATAAATTctgaaatagaataaaaaaatagaataaagttCATATAAACAATTCTCAAAACTACCAGAACATAACTGTGACAAAATCCACATTGTGGCTAATCAACTGGGATATGATTACCCAGGTAAAGTTCTGAGATTACCTGCAATGCTGTGCAGTGAGTTAATGCCAGGAAAAGAGTACTTCCAGCATCCACCCAGTTACATACCACAACACAAGAGACAGATGACAATGAAAATACCGAAGAATGAAATCTCAACTTAAATCATTCTGGGGATGGTGAAAAGAAGCTCGATATTCTGTGAAGCAGTTCAGCATGTGTATCTGGGGAGGGATTTCCTCATTCTTGCTGTCATTGCCTTCTGACCCTGTGAATGATGCAAGCAATCTGCTGTCCCAATCCTAATTCTGTACACTGGAATAACAGGAAATATGATCTTCAATAGCTGCCGGTGAAAAAGACTTGTCACAAGCATGCCTTTAAAACCTACTAAACCAACAATTCTAATTAGGCAATTCAACCATGATCAGTCAGTCCATTGATCATCAGAGCATCGTCTCCATTAGAGAAGAAAACAGGCAGCTGAGATGGATTTTGTTTCAAGGTGGTAGTCTTCCAGACAAGTAGAGAGACAACTTGTCTCTCTGGATTGAAGCACTTTTGTCAACTGATTCACAGATCTGCTGCCGATAACCAGAATCATGGTGATGAGACAAGGGCATCTCATCCTGTACCTCATCCTCTTGATCAATCACAATGTTGTGCAGCAAGCAGCACACAAGAATAATTCTTGGTAATTTATGCTTGTCAGGTCTCCACATCACTCCTTGAACAATCCTCCACATCTCCTTCAACCTTGCCAAGGCCCTCTGTGCCACCATCCTGGTTGCAAAGTGTCGCTTGTTAAACTCAGCCTTGGTCTCGGAAAGATCTTTCCCCTGATAGGGTGTGAGAAGCCAGGGCAGAAGGGGAAAGCCTGCATCTCCAATTATATATTCCTTTACTTCTGACCCTTCAGACAGTTCTATCTTCTCCCCGTTTAGCCTCTTCCCTTTTTCACAAAGCTTAAAGAAGCTTGAACTGCGGAGCACAAGGGAATCACTCATGCTTCCTGGCCATCCAGTGACAATGTCCCTGAACCTCATTTCAGGATCAACAATTGCCTGCAAGACCATGCTGTGATTCTTCTCACGATCGAACCATATATCATTTGTGCGGTCCACAGTGGGCAAACACATCATGATGTGAGTAGTATCAATTGCACCACAACAGTTTGGGAGGCCCCGGATCCTTTCAAACTTGGATTTTATCTGTGTCATCTCCTCTTCTGTGGCAGGCC
It encodes the following:
- the LOC122087505 gene encoding uncharacterized protein LOC122087505; translated protein: MEARKLLKAKKFWLASFLIAWAAALQGHMMWLQRQDSFKQKFGTLNENEEGED
- the LOC122087504 gene encoding protein ALP1-like, which gives rise to MGPVRGFKKRRKVEKKFERNASAASASSEQEEPVDWWGEFSKRITGPLSLSKGLDKFESVFKISRKTFDYICSLVKEDLTSKPSNFTCTNGRPLSINDQVAVALRRLSSGESLWTIGESFGMNQSTVSQVTWRFVEAMEERGLHHLQWPATEEEMTQIKSKFERIRGLPNCCGAIDTTHIMMCLPTVDRTNDIWFDREKNHSMVLQAIVDPEMRFRDIVTGWPGSMSDSLVLRSSSFFKLCEKGKRLNGEKIELSEGSEVKEYIIGDAGFPLLPWLLTPYQGKDLSETKAEFNKRHFATRMVAQRALARLKEMWRIVQGVMWRPDKHKLPRIILVCCLLHNIVIDQEDEVQDEMPLSHHHDSGYRQQICESVDKSASIQRDKLSLYLSGRLPP